A single region of the Biomaibacter acetigenes genome encodes:
- the rnpM gene encoding RNase P modulator RnpM: MKPKKELTRIVRTVDGKIEVDPTGKKSGRGAYVCKDPKCLEIALKEERLSKALDTSVSKETINRLKEDLSKI, encoded by the coding sequence ATGAAACCCAAAAAAGAGTTGACGAGAATAGTAAGGACTGTCGATGGAAAAATAGAAGTGGACCCTACAGGCAAAAAGTCCGGTAGGGGAGCTTATGTTTGCAAAGACCCCAAATGTCTCGAAATAGCTCTTAAAGAAGAACGGTTATCAAAAGCGCTGGATACTAGTGTTTCAAAGGAAACCATCAATCGGCTCAAGGAGGACTTAAGCAAGATATGA
- a CDS encoding bifunctional riboflavin kinase/FAD synthetase, with translation MKIYRELLTINLSGPTACGLGNFDGVHLGHQRLIKELLKQARIKSLESTILTFEPHPSKILNPDKADPLIMTLKQKENVIKSFGINNLILTPFTRDFSKIDYKDFIYDILIKKCQAKTIVVGFDYRFGNGGAGTAHILKEICAKEGIETIIIPPVTYEGKIVSSTLIRSLIKEGDVKKAGEFMARPFSIDGIVVYGDALGRKLGFPTANMSYSPDIILPAKGVYAVRVVWQGSILKGVANIGTKPTFNKNQTTLEVHIFNFNKQIYGETLEVIFVEKIRDEIKFDSVSELINQVRKDFARAKNILG, from the coding sequence ATGAAAATATACCGAGAACTGCTGACTATTAATTTATCCGGCCCCACGGCTTGCGGTTTGGGGAATTTTGACGGCGTACATCTGGGCCATCAAAGATTGATAAAGGAACTATTAAAACAGGCAAGGATAAAAAGTCTGGAGTCCACCATACTGACCTTTGAACCACACCCTTCGAAGATTTTAAATCCTGATAAAGCTGATCCCCTTATAATGACTCTTAAACAAAAAGAAAATGTCATTAAATCATTTGGCATCAATAATCTCATTCTTACCCCATTTACACGGGATTTTTCAAAGATCGACTATAAAGATTTCATATACGATATCCTGATAAAAAAATGTCAGGCTAAAACGATTGTCGTAGGGTTCGACTATAGATTTGGAAACGGGGGTGCAGGCACCGCACATATTTTGAAGGAGATTTGCGCTAAAGAAGGAATCGAGACCATAATCATACCTCCCGTTACTTATGAGGGAAAAATCGTAAGCAGCACCCTCATAAGGTCTTTAATCAAGGAGGGCGATGTAAAAAAGGCCGGGGAATTTATGGCAAGGCCTTTTAGCATAGATGGCATTGTAGTATATGGTGATGCATTGGGAAGAAAACTGGGATTCCCCACGGCAAATATGTCTTATTCGCCGGATATAATACTGCCGGCAAAAGGAGTGTATGCTGTGAGGGTTGTATGGCAGGGCAGTATATTAAAAGGTGTCGCAAATATAGGCACAAAACCAACTTTTAATAAAAATCAAACCACATTAGAGGTGCATATTTTTAATTTTAATAAACAGATATATGGAGAAACACTGGAAGTCATATTTGTGGAAAAAATACGCGATGAAATAAAATTTGACAGTGTTTCGGAGTTAATAAATCAGGTGAGGAAAGACTTCGCCAGGGCGAAAAATATTCTGGGTTGA
- a CDS encoding L7Ae/L30e/S12e/Gadd45 family ribosomal protein, giving the protein MKPSDVLSLLGISQKSRKLVSGQDSVERAIISKRVFLIIVSEDSSDNTKKRFSNMANSRNIPVVVWGNARDLGKSIGKEERKVLGLTDRGLAYEIYRRLKSLTGVGDIEQTESI; this is encoded by the coding sequence ATGAAACCTTCCGATGTTCTCTCCCTTTTGGGTATTTCCCAGAAGTCAAGAAAGCTTGTATCCGGTCAGGATAGTGTCGAAAGGGCAATTATTTCTAAACGGGTTTTTTTAATAATTGTATCCGAGGACTCCTCGGATAATACAAAAAAAAGATTCTCAAACATGGCAAACAGTAGGAACATACCAGTGGTTGTTTGGGGAAATGCGCGTGATTTGGGAAAATCTATAGGGAAAGAAGAACGAAAGGTTTTAGGCTTAACTGACAGAGGTTTGGCATATGAGATATACAGACGTTTAAAATCTTTAACGGGGGTGGGGGATATTGAACAAACTGAGAGTATATGA
- the truB gene encoding tRNA pseudouridine(55) synthase TruB, whose translation MDGIINVLKPPGMTSHDVVAYLRRLFQIKKIGHGGTLDPAAAGVLPLFIGRATKAIEFFSETDKEYVAEMVLGITTDTGDSEGNILSTRQVNVDIDRINHVFTKFVGKIEQIPPMYSAVHYHGKKLYELARHGMTVERKPRTVEIKSLELIYFKDNIVTFRTTCSKGTYIRTLCEDIGQHLECGAFLSCLVRTRAGLFYIDKSYTIEEIQQNVSNNAMDKMIIPIDEGMAHLPAIELPAMEKNNFSRGRVLYYDFDHELNGFIRVYSGGIFIGIAKVEIQNQKSCIRLVKTFF comes from the coding sequence TTGGATGGAATAATAAATGTCTTAAAGCCGCCAGGTATGACTTCCCATGATGTGGTAGCTTATTTACGAAGACTTTTTCAAATTAAGAAAATCGGCCACGGGGGGACTCTGGATCCGGCAGCGGCAGGGGTGCTTCCTTTATTTATTGGCAGAGCTACTAAAGCCATTGAATTTTTTAGCGAGACCGATAAGGAATATGTGGCTGAAATGGTACTGGGAATTACCACCGATACCGGAGACTCCGAAGGAAATATTCTGAGCACACGGCAAGTAAATGTTGATATTGACAGGATAAATCATGTTTTCACGAAATTCGTGGGCAAAATAGAACAGATACCCCCGATGTATTCTGCTGTACATTATCATGGTAAAAAGCTGTATGAACTGGCCCGGCATGGTATGACGGTTGAAAGAAAACCCAGGACCGTGGAAATCAAATCTCTCGAGCTTATTTATTTTAAAGACAATATTGTAACTTTTAGGACTACCTGTTCGAAAGGGACATATATAAGGACTTTATGTGAAGATATTGGCCAACATTTAGAGTGCGGAGCGTTTCTTTCATGTCTCGTCAGGACTAGAGCGGGATTGTTTTATATAGATAAATCTTATACCATAGAAGAAATTCAGCAAAATGTGTCCAATAATGCTATGGATAAAATGATAATTCCCATTGACGAAGGCATGGCTCACCTGCCCGCCATTGAGCTCCCGGCGATGGAAAAGAATAATTTTTCCAGGGGCAGAGTCTTATATTATGATTTTGACCATGAGTTAAATGGTTTTATAAGAGTATATTCCGGCGGAATATTTATCGGAATAGCAAAGGTTGAGATACAAAATCAGAAAAGCTGTATACGCCTTGTAAAAACTTTTTTTTAG
- the infB gene encoding translation initiation factor IF-2, with protein sequence MNKLRVYELAKQLGVSSKKLISILEDLGIIVKNHMSTIEDDTAQLIVDIINEENGKGKSKANKTEGVSGTEKPNKKDEEIPAPKKKVITIPDKISVKELGKTINIEPVQIIKKLMDFGLMVNINAEIDFESAKKLIEEFGFEAEQEKKQYIDEQPEEDEDTGDKKPRPPVVTVMGHVDHGKTSLLDAIRQTNVTAHEAGGITQHIGASQVEVNGKSIVFLDTPGHEAFTAMRARGAKVTDIAILVVAADDGVMPQTVEAINHAKAAGVPIIVAVNKIDKPDANPERVKQQLAEYNLIPEEWGGDTIFVNVSAKTKTGIDQLLEMILLVAEMAELKANYTSRAKGVIIEAKLDKGRGPVATVLVQKGTLKVGNGVVAGTAYGKIRALFDSRGKKIKSAGPSIPVEVLGLSEVPNAGDILRAVANEKEAKAIAESKKMVQKETEFATPQKISLNQLFEKMQKGEVKELNIILKADVQGSIEALKQALEKCSTNEVQVKIIHGGVGAINESDVMLAAASNAIIIGFNVRPDSNAKKIAEKEHIDIRTYRIIYDVIDDIQSAMKGMLEPEFEEVVLGRAEVRALFKVPTIGVVAGCFVTEGKITRNASIRVLRQGVVVHEGKIASLKRFKDDVREVVSGYECGIGLEKFNDIKEQDVLEAFIMKAVERQ encoded by the coding sequence TTGAACAAACTGAGAGTATATGAACTGGCCAAACAATTAGGCGTTTCTAGCAAAAAATTGATATCAATTTTAGAAGATCTTGGCATTATCGTAAAAAACCATATGAGCACTATAGAAGACGATACAGCCCAACTGATAGTGGACATAATCAATGAAGAAAACGGCAAGGGAAAGTCAAAAGCAAATAAAACGGAAGGTGTATCGGGTACAGAAAAACCCAATAAAAAGGATGAGGAAATTCCTGCGCCAAAGAAAAAAGTTATTACTATTCCTGACAAGATAAGTGTTAAGGAACTTGGAAAGACCATCAATATAGAACCGGTGCAAATAATAAAAAAACTTATGGATTTCGGCTTAATGGTAAATATTAACGCCGAGATAGATTTTGAATCGGCTAAAAAATTAATTGAAGAATTCGGATTTGAAGCAGAACAGGAAAAAAAGCAATATATAGACGAACAGCCTGAAGAAGATGAGGACACCGGAGACAAGAAACCAAGGCCTCCTGTGGTAACAGTCATGGGTCATGTCGACCATGGTAAAACCTCTCTTCTTGATGCCATAAGGCAGACAAATGTAACTGCCCACGAAGCAGGGGGTATTACCCAGCATATCGGTGCGTCCCAGGTTGAAGTCAACGGAAAAAGCATCGTATTTTTAGACACTCCCGGGCACGAAGCCTTTACGGCCATGAGGGCACGGGGGGCGAAAGTGACGGATATAGCCATTCTGGTGGTTGCCGCCGATGACGGTGTCATGCCCCAGACGGTGGAAGCTATAAACCATGCAAAAGCAGCAGGCGTACCTATAATAGTAGCAGTAAACAAGATAGATAAACCTGATGCTAATCCTGAAAGAGTAAAACAGCAACTGGCGGAATATAACCTTATTCCGGAAGAATGGGGTGGAGATACTATATTCGTAAATGTGTCGGCCAAGACCAAAACCGGAATTGACCAACTTCTGGAAATGATATTACTGGTGGCCGAAATGGCGGAACTAAAGGCCAATTATACTTCCAGGGCTAAAGGCGTCATCATTGAGGCAAAGTTAGACAAGGGCCGCGGACCGGTAGCCACGGTTCTGGTTCAAAAGGGTACATTAAAGGTGGGTAACGGTGTGGTGGCAGGCACTGCCTATGGAAAGATAAGAGCTTTATTCGATTCCCGCGGCAAAAAGATAAAATCGGCCGGGCCATCCATACCCGTAGAAGTCCTGGGATTATCGGAGGTACCCAATGCGGGTGATATCTTAAGAGCGGTGGCAAATGAAAAAGAGGCAAAAGCAATTGCTGAAAGCAAAAAGATGGTTCAAAAAGAAACAGAATTTGCCACACCGCAGAAAATATCGTTGAATCAATTGTTTGAAAAGATGCAAAAGGGCGAAGTAAAGGAGTTAAATATAATATTAAAAGCGGATGTCCAGGGTTCTATAGAAGCCTTAAAGCAGGCGCTGGAGAAGTGCTCCACCAATGAAGTGCAGGTTAAAATAATACACGGTGGTGTCGGTGCAATAAATGAAAGCGACGTAATGCTGGCGGCGGCATCCAACGCGATTATTATAGGTTTTAATGTGAGGCCGGATTCCAATGCGAAAAAAATCGCGGAAAAAGAACACATCGATATAAGAACTTACAGGATTATCTATGATGTGATAGATGACATACAGTCAGCCATGAAAGGTATGCTTGAACCAGAGTTTGAAGAAGTTGTCCTCGGAAGGGCAGAAGTGAGGGCACTGTTCAAGGTCCCCACCATAGGTGTGGTGGCTGGATGTTTTGTCACAGAAGGTAAAATCACCAGAAACGCAAGCATAAGGGTGCTTCGCCAGGGAGTTGTAGTCCACGAAGGTAAAATAGCTTCCCTTAAACGTTTCAAAGACGATGTCAGGGAAGTGGTAAGCGGTTATGAATGCGGTATAGGCCTGGAAAAATTTAATGATATCAAGGAACAGGATGTGCTGGAAGCTTTTATTATGAAAGCAGTAGAAAGACAATAG
- the rbfA gene encoding 30S ribosome-binding factor RbfA — MEFSRSERVAEEIKKAASQIINNEIKDPRVSGLISVTKVEMTKDLRHAKIFLSIYGEESEKQKVFEGLKNAEGFIRKELAHRVRMKFIPEISFKIDESIEYGIHIYKLLEEVQKQEDNGNEDR, encoded by the coding sequence GTGGAATTTTCTCGCAGTGAACGGGTGGCTGAAGAGATAAAAAAAGCTGCCAGTCAGATAATCAATAATGAGATTAAAGATCCACGGGTTTCCGGATTGATTTCAGTGACCAAAGTCGAAATGACAAAAGATCTGCGTCATGCTAAAATTTTTCTCAGCATTTACGGTGAAGAATCCGAAAAACAAAAAGTCTTTGAGGGTCTAAAAAATGCTGAAGGTTTTATCAGGAAAGAGCTGGCCCATAGGGTAAGGATGAAGTTTATCCCCGAAATTTCTTTTAAAATAGATGAGTCTATTGAATACGGTATCCATATATATAAATTACTGGAAGAAGTTCAAAAGCAAGAAGACAATGGAAATGAGGACCGATAA
- the alr gene encoding alanine racemase: MENLTSWVDVDLDVLSNNIKIIKDFIGETKMLAVVKADAYGHGIVPVALTAIESGADFIGVSGLDEGILLRKSGIEAPILVFNTILPEQAEKIIQFDLTATVCSLDVVQALHEAAKRLNIKTRIHIKVDTGFGRFGILPEHTLKFVKIINSDFRAVDIEGIYTHFSTASSAAITRNQFEKFQSVTNKIRESGFNIPLRHACNSIATIKYPEMHLDMVRVGNLMYGLCPVGNLNIKKTAKVFSRIIFIKKLPRGHNVGYGNKYTTKRPTTVAVIPFGYYDGLELLVPQPNGVLDGLKSFLKQVLLGFGISRQDRKVRIKGRTFNIIGKIGMQNCMVDVTDLKDDIFIGEQVELSTRKVNLCYNLPRVYHREDEIFVDLRQRTVKFDTGNHYHYERGSEQFIG; encoded by the coding sequence ATGGAAAACCTCACATCTTGGGTTGATGTTGATCTGGATGTATTATCAAATAATATTAAAATCATAAAGGATTTCATCGGTGAAACAAAGATGCTGGCGGTTGTTAAAGCCGATGCTTATGGACACGGGATTGTCCCAGTGGCATTGACTGCCATCGAAAGCGGTGCCGATTTTATCGGGGTTTCGGGCCTGGATGAAGGCATACTTTTAAGGAAAAGCGGCATCGAGGCCCCAATTTTAGTTTTTAATACAATATTACCCGAACAGGCAGAAAAGATCATCCAATTTGACCTTACTGCCACCGTTTGTTCCCTTGATGTGGTACAAGCCCTTCACGAGGCGGCCAAACGGTTAAACATAAAGACACGCATTCATATAAAGGTGGATACGGGCTTTGGCAGATTCGGAATATTGCCTGAGCATACGCTGAAATTTGTTAAAATAATAAATTCCGATTTTAGAGCGGTAGATATTGAGGGAATATATACCCATTTCTCAACTGCTTCTTCTGCAGCTATTACCCGAAATCAATTCGAAAAATTCCAATCCGTAACAAACAAAATCCGGGAATCAGGATTTAATATACCTTTAAGACATGCGTGTAACAGTATTGCCACTATAAAGTATCCGGAAATGCACCTCGATATGGTGCGTGTGGGTAACTTGATGTATGGTCTTTGCCCGGTGGGCAATCTGAATATAAAAAAAACGGCAAAAGTTTTTTCCAGGATCATATTTATAAAAAAACTGCCAAGAGGCCATAATGTAGGTTATGGTAATAAATACACAACAAAAAGACCTACGACGGTGGCGGTAATACCTTTTGGGTATTATGATGGTCTTGAACTTTTGGTACCGCAACCCAACGGTGTTCTGGATGGATTAAAGAGCTTCCTAAAGCAGGTGTTGCTTGGTTTTGGAATATCAAGACAGGATAGGAAAGTAAGGATCAAGGGCCGAACCTTTAACATTATAGGTAAAATAGGTATGCAAAATTGCATGGTTGATGTGACTGACCTGAAAGATGACATATTTATAGGAGAACAGGTTGAACTATCCACCCGTAAGGTAAATCTTTGCTATAACCTACCAAGAGTATATCACAGGGAAGATGAAATATTTGTGGACTTGAGGCAGCGGACGGTAAAATTTGATACAGGAAACCACTACCATTATGAAAGAGGGAGCGAGCAGTTCATTGGATGA
- the rpsO gene encoding 30S ribosomal protein S15: MALVKEAKKAIIDKFKTHENDTGSPEVQIAMLTERINQLTEHLQQHKKDHHSRRGLLQMVGKRRSLLNYLRDSDIERYRKLVEKLDLRK, from the coding sequence ATGGCTTTGGTCAAGGAAGCCAAAAAGGCTATAATTGATAAATTTAAAACCCATGAGAACGATACCGGTTCTCCGGAAGTGCAAATTGCGATGTTGACAGAGAGAATTAACCAGTTGACAGAACATTTGCAGCAGCATAAGAAAGATCATCATTCTAGAAGAGGTTTGCTCCAAATGGTTGGCAAACGGCGCTCGTTGTTGAACTATCTCAGAGATAGCGATATTGAGCGATACAGAAAGCTGGTAGAAAAACTGGATCTTAGAAAATAA
- a CDS encoding DHH family phosphoesterase has product MDFSALENILTDYDSFVVTSHIIPDGDSIGSVLAMTLALRRAGKNATAVVRDEVPRKYSFLPGAGDIKRYFKGKCDVIISLDCGDEERLGFDSKLKTYAGVVVNIDHHKSNSLFGDINIIESQASSVGEIIYHVIKNMTNIDLDIAQCLYTSIITDTGSIRYSNSTPSCLRILAELIEAGVKPDFMSRQIFEKRSIESVNLIKLSLGTLELFDNGRIATISITKEIMEKSGAREEDTDGIINYAREIEGVEVAVLFKEKEEQSVKVGFRSNEWVDVSKIAEEFGGGGHLRASGCTLEVPLDEARDRVLNSVKKYLAGERAWME; this is encoded by the coding sequence ATGGATTTTTCAGCACTGGAGAACATCCTGACAGATTATGATTCTTTTGTTGTAACTTCCCATATCATACCCGATGGGGACAGTATCGGTTCAGTTCTTGCCATGACACTGGCACTTCGAAGGGCTGGCAAAAACGCAACTGCCGTGGTTCGGGACGAAGTGCCCCGCAAGTACAGTTTTTTACCAGGTGCAGGGGATATAAAAAGATATTTCAAAGGAAAATGTGATGTGATCATATCTCTTGACTGCGGTGATGAGGAAAGATTGGGGTTTGACAGTAAATTAAAAACTTACGCGGGAGTGGTTGTAAATATTGACCACCATAAAAGCAATTCACTTTTTGGAGATATCAATATTATAGAAAGCCAGGCTTCCTCTGTGGGAGAGATAATATACCATGTAATAAAGAATATGACAAATATTGATTTGGATATTGCTCAATGCCTGTATACCTCAATTATAACAGATACCGGTTCTATCCGGTATTCCAACTCCACGCCGTCCTGTCTCAGAATTCTTGCGGAGTTGATTGAAGCGGGAGTCAAACCCGATTTTATGAGCCGGCAGATATTCGAAAAAAGAAGCATAGAGTCAGTAAATTTAATTAAACTATCCCTTGGTACTCTGGAATTATTCGACAATGGCAGGATCGCCACTATTTCTATAACAAAGGAAATTATGGAGAAATCAGGGGCAAGGGAAGAAGACACCGATGGAATAATCAATTATGCCAGAGAAATAGAAGGTGTCGAGGTTGCTGTTTTGTTTAAAGAAAAAGAGGAGCAGTCGGTAAAGGTTGGTTTTAGATCCAACGAATGGGTGGATGTCAGTAAAATAGCCGAGGAATTTGGTGGGGGCGGTCATCTGAGGGCATCGGGATGCACTTTAGAGGTACCTCTTGATGAAGCCCGGGACCGGGTTTTAAACTCCGTAAAAAAATATTTAGCGGGGGAAAGAGCTTGGATGGAATAA
- a CDS encoding polysaccharide deacetylase family protein — protein MGFYTFKLSKKYMGLFAIFIFVAVWAMLKTSTLKDIETFSKTRPIYEGGSDKKAIAFTCNVAWGNEFLPPLLQVFEEKNVKITFFVEGRWAEKNSELLRLIAEKGHEIGNHGYSHAHHSMLSLEQNINEIKDAEKVLEKITGKKPVLFAPPYGEFSELTIKAAESLNYRLIMWSIDTIDWKKPGVDYIVNKVLKNAGNGKIVLMHPTEDTVKAMPVIIKNLKKQGYKITTVSDLLSEE, from the coding sequence ATGGGATTTTATACTTTTAAATTGTCTAAAAAGTATATGGGTCTTTTTGCGATTTTTATTTTTGTTGCTGTTTGGGCTATGTTGAAAACATCTACCCTAAAAGACATAGAAACTTTTTCAAAAACCAGGCCTATTTATGAGGGAGGAAGTGATAAAAAAGCTATAGCCTTTACATGTAACGTAGCATGGGGTAATGAATTTCTTCCACCACTCTTGCAAGTTTTTGAAGAAAAGAATGTGAAAATAACTTTTTTTGTCGAAGGGCGGTGGGCTGAAAAAAATTCCGAATTACTGCGCCTAATAGCAGAAAAAGGACATGAAATAGGTAATCATGGATACAGCCATGCTCACCATTCCATGCTATCTCTTGAACAGAATATAAATGAAATAAAAGACGCTGAAAAAGTACTTGAAAAAATTACAGGCAAGAAACCGGTGCTTTTCGCACCACCCTATGGCGAATTTTCTGAACTCACCATAAAAGCCGCCGAATCTTTGAATTACAGGCTTATCATGTGGTCTATCGATACAATTGACTGGAAAAAGCCGGGGGTAGATTATATAGTGAATAAGGTCTTAAAAAATGCAGGCAATGGCAAGATTGTTTTAATGCATCCCACAGAGGATACAGTAAAGGCCATGCCTGTAATTATTAAAAATTTAAAAAAACAGGGGTATAAAATAACAACTGTCAGTGACTTGTTATCCGAAGAATAA
- a CDS encoding polyribonucleotide nucleotidyltransferase produces MEQFTTEVAGRKLTVETGKLAQQANGSVLIRYGDTVVLVTATASKKPREGVDFLPLTVDYEERLYAVGKIPGGFIKREGKPSEKAILSARVIDRPLRPLFPKGFRNDVQIIATILSVDQDNTPDILAINGASLALCISDIPFEGPVGAVSVGMVDGKYVINPTVAEAEKSRLRLVVAGTKDAVLMVEAGADEVTEEEMLKAILFGHEEIKKLVEFQEEIVGKIGNPKMEFLIEEIDENLKKDVREYATAEILKAIRIYDKQEREAYIDKINEDTLLHFQEIYPEKEKEIADVLYDILKEEVRKMITYEGIRPDGRTSTEIRPISCEVGVLPRTHGSGLFTRGQTQVLTVATLGALGDVQILDGLGIEESKRYMHHYNFPPYSTGETRVLRGPGRREIGHGALAERALEPMIPSEEEFPYTIRLVSEVMSSNGSTSMASVCGSTLALMDAGVPIKAPVAGVAMGLIKHDDRITILTDIQGMEDFLGDMDFKVAGTTQGITAIQMDIKIKGIDEEILKRALQQARAGRLFIMDKMLAVIKEPRKELSPYAPRIYTMMIDPDKIREVIGPGGKTINKIIAETGAKIDIEDDGRIYIATPDEYAGKKAMDIINRLTQDVEVGKIYIGKVLRITNFGAFAEILPGKEGLIHISKLSKERVKRVEDVVKVGDEILVKVTDIDKQGRINLSHKDALSNVQTKNHSEA; encoded by the coding sequence TTGGAACAATTTACAACAGAAGTAGCCGGCCGGAAGCTGACAGTTGAGACCGGCAAGTTAGCCCAGCAGGCTAATGGATCAGTTCTAATCAGGTATGGTGATACTGTAGTACTGGTAACAGCTACTGCTTCCAAAAAGCCCAGAGAAGGGGTGGACTTTCTGCCTTTAACTGTAGATTATGAAGAAAGGCTTTATGCTGTGGGAAAGATACCCGGAGGTTTTATAAAAAGGGAAGGAAAACCCAGCGAAAAAGCTATTTTATCTGCGCGGGTTATAGACAGGCCTTTAAGACCGCTTTTCCCTAAAGGCTTCAGAAATGATGTGCAGATAATTGCCACAATTTTATCGGTAGACCAGGATAATACCCCGGACATATTAGCCATAAACGGAGCATCATTGGCTTTATGCATATCGGATATACCTTTTGAAGGACCGGTGGGGGCGGTTTCCGTAGGTATGGTTGATGGAAAATATGTGATAAATCCCACCGTTGCCGAAGCGGAAAAAAGCCGTTTGAGATTGGTGGTGGCAGGGACAAAAGATGCGGTTCTCATGGTGGAAGCAGGAGCCGATGAAGTGACGGAAGAGGAAATGTTAAAAGCCATTTTGTTCGGGCATGAAGAAATTAAGAAGCTAGTAGAATTTCAGGAAGAAATAGTGGGCAAAATTGGAAACCCCAAAATGGAATTTCTAATTGAAGAAATTGATGAAAATCTGAAAAAGGATGTAAGGGAATATGCTACAGCAGAAATTCTCAAAGCCATTAGGATTTATGACAAGCAGGAACGTGAGGCTTATATCGATAAGATAAACGAAGACACTCTGCTGCATTTCCAGGAAATTTATCCGGAAAAAGAAAAGGAAATTGCTGATGTTTTATATGATATATTAAAAGAAGAAGTCAGAAAAATGATAACCTATGAAGGCATCAGGCCTGATGGCAGAACAAGCACTGAGATAAGACCCATATCGTGCGAAGTTGGAGTCCTTCCCAGAACCCATGGCTCAGGGCTTTTTACCCGTGGCCAAACCCAGGTGCTTACAGTGGCCACTCTTGGAGCGCTGGGGGATGTACAGATACTGGATGGCCTGGGTATTGAAGAGTCAAAAAGGTATATGCACCACTATAATTTTCCACCTTACAGTACAGGGGAGACCAGGGTTCTTAGAGGGCCCGGGCGCAGGGAAATCGGTCATGGAGCACTGGCAGAAAGAGCTCTTGAGCCCATGATTCCATCGGAAGAAGAATTTCCGTATACCATCAGGCTGGTTTCCGAAGTCATGAGTTCCAATGGTTCTACTTCTATGGCCAGTGTTTGCGGGTCTACCCTGGCTTTGATGGATGCAGGGGTACCTATAAAAGCACCTGTAGCTGGAGTCGCTATGGGTTTGATAAAACATGACGATAGGATAACCATTTTAACCGACATCCAGGGTATGGAAGACTTTCTGGGAGACATGGATTTCAAAGTTGCTGGTACCACCCAAGGAATTACGGCCATTCAAATGGATATAAAAATAAAAGGTATTGATGAGGAGATCCTTAAACGAGCGCTGCAGCAGGCTCGGGCAGGACGCCTGTTCATCATGGATAAAATGCTTGCTGTAATAAAAGAACCAAGAAAAGAACTCTCGCCTTATGCTCCCAGGATATATACAATGATGATCGATCCTGACAAGATCAGAGAAGTTATCGGCCCTGGAGGCAAGACCATAAATAAAATCATTGCTGAGACCGGTGCGAAGATTGATATTGAAGACGACGGAAGGATTTATATAGCTACACCGGATGAATATGCCGGTAAAAAAGCGATGGATATTATAAATAGACTGACTCAGGATGTGGAAGTAGGAAAAATATATATAGGCAAGGTTCTGAGGATAACTAATTTCGGAGCTTTTGCCGAGATATTGCCGGGCAAGGAAGGCTTGATTCACATTTCCAAGCTGTCAAAAGAACGGGTCAAGCGCGTGGAAGATGTGGTAAAAGTCGGAGATGAAATTCTGGTAAAGGTAACAGATATTGACAAGCAAGGCCGAATAAACCTTTCCCATAAAGATGCATTGAGTAATGTTCAAACAAAGAATCACTCGGAAGCATAA
- the dut gene encoding dUTP diphosphatase, producing the protein MDEIQVAVTRVEGAEDIPLPKYMTHQAAGMDLAANIFEEVYIEPGEYKIIPCGIKIELPPGYEAQVRPRSGLAAKYGVTLLNSPGTIDSDYRGEIKVILINLGKQRFSLKRGDRIAQLVISGVVRAHLYEKDKLDETQRGDGGFGHTGV; encoded by the coding sequence TTGGATGAAATACAAGTAGCAGTAACCAGGGTTGAAGGGGCTGAGGATATTCCTCTTCCTAAATATATGACCCACCAGGCTGCAGGAATGGATCTTGCGGCTAATATTTTTGAAGAAGTTTATATTGAACCCGGTGAATATAAAATAATTCCGTGTGGTATAAAAATTGAACTTCCTCCCGGATACGAGGCACAGGTCCGGCCGCGGAGCGGGCTAGCGGCAAAATATGGGGTAACTTTACTAAACAGTCCGGGGACCATTGACTCCGATTACCGGGGAGAAATAAAGGTAATCCTTATAAATCTCGGGAAACAAAGATTCTCATTAAAGAGAGGTGACAGGATAGCTCAACTGGTCATATCCGGTGTTGTAAGAGCCCATCTCTATGAAAAAGATAAGTTGGATGAAACCCAGCGGGGAGATGGAGGATTTGGACACACCGGTGTATAG